The Phaseolus vulgaris cultivar G19833 chromosome 10, P. vulgaris v2.0, whole genome shotgun sequence DNA window GTGGTCTTCAAGCGTGTAGGCGTGCGCTTACctttctccaggtttgagaggtAGTTGCTAACGGAGATCAATATTGTCCTAGCCCAGCTGTATcctaacagctgggcctttgtcaaagcttTCGACATATTGTTCGGTTTCTTCGGGTGTGCACCTTCTGTTGATatcttccttcatttcttcGAAGTTAAGAGACACAGGAATAACCTCTGGGTGACTCTCAGCAACATTCCTGGGAGTGTCCTCTTAACCCTGTTCCAGCACTCCTTCAAGGGGTGGAAAGGCAAGTTCTTCAAGGTTTGCTGCTCCGACCTCGTACCCTCCGCCCTTGACGGCTTTCCTTTGTATTGGGTGAAGGAGGCAAAAACCCTGAAGTCCAAGTCTCTTAAGGGGCTGCCTCCGAACGATCGAGAGGCTTGTCGGATTCTGGCTAGTGCGGGGGGCTTTGACGCTGCCGCCTTGATAAGCCTAGAGTATAACACCGAGGCTCtggaaaaatatataagtaCGAGAACTTCCCTTTATAACCTTTTATTCTTTGCTTTTGCTGGATTCTTGATTGATGCATGCTTTATCTTGTCTCTTTGTGTAGCTCCTTAGTTTGTGCCTGTCCTTTACTATGTTTGTCCTCTTGACGCAGATTCGAAAATGGACAGTCAGCGAAGGTCGCGGTTGGCTCAAGTGTTGAGGTTTGAAGATGGGACCTCAGCGTCTCCCTGCCCAACACCCGGAAGCCCCTGAAGAGCGGCCTGACTTCGTGTTTCCCACAAACATCGGATGTGTATATAATTGCCTTTTGCTTAACTTGCAACTGCCAGGAACCTTATTTGTAGTTATGACTCTCGATTTATGCTTACACGCCATTCGCTTTACCTTTGCATGTTTGTGTCTGCTTCTGCTTTCCTTTGCTATATCGCGTGCGTTACCTTCGGTACTCTCCCTCATCGTGTGTGACTTTAAccctttaggtagcacgtgaccTCCTCCCCTACTCCCCCATTTTAAGTCGTGATGCGTACCCTTCCCTTGGTCTCTCCATCAAGAAACTTACTCGGCCTTCCTACCTGCGAGGAATCTTCCCCATGAAAGCGTCGCCTGTCTCTTTATTGCCCAAAGGCAAGGAAGGATTTGGTCTCTACTAGGGCCTCAACATCGCTCGAAGGTGAGGGAGGACTATATTTGTTCCTCTCTGGTGCCTCAGCGTCGCTCGAGGGCAAGGAGGACTTATCTCACCTGTGCTGGGTGTCTACACTCAAGGAGGGACCTACTCTGGGTGTCCTCAGTGCATCTAAatactttgggacaaaagtcgcgctctggtgcccacgcccatggagagatCTAAACCATAGTACCGTATCGACCATGGAGTGTCTAAAACACCAGGGCAACTCAGCCCTTATCTTTTTGCATTTGGTGTCCACGactgaggagaggcctgctaccgcaataccgtatcgtcctcagggtgtctgaaaCACCAAGGTGTAACGTTCTAAACATCGAACACTGGGGCTAGCTGTtcctacctgaggagggggcgtcccgaaggaatcccttgacccctgctcaaggactaggcacccATATTTTAGCTTACATCTATCGTCTGATACCGGGGccagctattcatacttgaggagggggcgtcccgaaggaatcccttaacccctgctcaaggactaagcgcccggttttttaacttatactgatatctggtactggggctagttgttcatacttgaggagggggcgtcccgaagaaatcccttaacccctgatcaaggactaggcttcccggattttaacttatactagACATACCTGGTATCTTGACCTCCGCTTGATTATCTGGTGGCGACGCCTTGTGCTGGCGACGCCCTATTCTAGTGACACCTTGTCTTGGCATcgttatcttggcgacgccttgtcttagCGATGCCTTATCTTGGCATCGCCTCATCTGGGAGACGCCTCTTCTTGGCGACGACTGGTTTTGGCGACGactcctcttggcgacgcctcatcttttCGTCTTTGTTTCTTTAACCTTTGATCTTACATTCGAATGAGAGAAAAACTAGGGcaaaaatatcttaaacttctcttttctttatttgggtgacctcattaaaaaacccccgagagggaaaaagagtgtcccctttacaaactTCAACTGGAATAacatcaactgaaataaaactttaaatatgcCGCATTCCAGctacgtgggatggggcccccttctaaagtctctagcttatacgaaccattccctttggccttggttatcctgaacggtccagtccacttgggagacaacttgttttctaattCATAGGGGTGGCCTTTCCTCATGACCAGATCACCAACCTGGAACTGTCGCAGTTTCACCTTGGAGCTGTACTGACGCTCCACCCTTTTTTTCACGGCCTCAGCCTTAATTTTCGCTTCTTCTCTAGCTTCATCTatcaggtccaggttcaccctcctttcttcgttggactcttccGCCACAAAACCCAGGAAACGGCGCGAGCTTTCGTGGATctccactgggatcatggcgtccgatccatacactaagctgaaaggtgtctccatggtggaggattgaggcgtggtgtggtaagcccatatAATCCTTGGTACTTCATCCGTCGAtgcccctttagccttctctaaTTTGCGTTT harbors:
- the LOC137817715 gene encoding uncharacterized protein, which translates into the protein METPFSLVYGSDAMIPVEIHESSRRFLGFVAEESNEERRVNLDLIDEAREEAKIKAEAVKKRVERQYSSKVKLRQFQVGDLVMRKGHPYELENKLSPKWTGPFRITKAKGNGSYKLETLEGGPIPRSWNAAYLKFYFS